In the Diprion similis isolate iyDipSimi1 chromosome 2, iyDipSimi1.1, whole genome shotgun sequence genome, one interval contains:
- the LOC124411250 gene encoding cytochrome P450 9e2-like, translating into MDLVSTTLLLLGIGALSVLMTWVRKRIFFWQLRGVPAASAVPFLGSYMPLFLRRLALPDFQKYLYTIDMESKYIGMMDFNTPSVLVRDPELIKQLGVKQFEEFPDHKPVVGEATDSFFGKMMYFVTGNRWKEMNAVIRPAFTSSKIKFMSELVSETATDFVAYLLRHPEQTSSIEMKDAFTRFTADAIATAAFGLRVECMEDKNNAFHTWGKQATDLSSSLVLSKIILFRVFPRLSRWWGMSLISEKSAKFFKDFVKENLASRKKLNIARPDVIHLLSQASKKNDGIVITVDDVIAQSFNSFFAGFDTSSTLMCYTAYELAVNPDVQDRLRDEIDRCLQDNHGIISYESLNGMKYLDAVVAEALRKYPPLPFTDRICRKPFELPPALPGTDSFTLQPNMVVYFPIYAIHHDPKYFPDPEKFDPERFSKVNKAKITPYTYIPFGVGLRICLGDRFALMSVKLILTHLLAEFVLKPTPKTPMPLRFSKKSLTMGVEDGFWLELLPRKSGF; encoded by the coding sequence ATGGATTTAGTTTCAACGACACTGTTGCTCCTCGGTATCGGTGCTTTATCGGTACTCATGACCTGGGttcgaaaaagaatttttttctggcaGCTGAGGGGCGTCCCGGCCGCAAGCGCAGTGCCATTTCTGGGTAGTTACATGCCGTTGTTTTTACGGAGACTGGCGCTACCCGATTTTCAAAAGTACCTGTACACCATAGACATGGAGTCGAAATACATAGGAATGATGGACTTCAATACGCCGTCTGTTCTCGTCAGAGATCCCGAGCTCATTAAGCAGCTTGGTGTCAAACAGTTCGAAGAGTTTCCGGACCACAAGCCTGTCGTTGGTGAAGCTACCGATTCGTTCTTCGGGAAAATGATGTATTTTGTGACGGGCAACCGATGGAAGGAAATGAACGCCGTGATTAGACCGGCCTTCACGTCCAGCAAGATCAAGTTCATGTCCGAGCTGGTCTCAGAGACCGCGACCGACTTCGTTGCCTACCTTTTGCGACACCCCGAGCAGACTTCGTCgatagaaatgaaagacgcCTTCACGCGCTTCACCGCTGACGCCATAGCCACAGCAGCATTTGGCTTAAGAGTCGAGTGCATGGAGGACAAAAACAACGCTTTTCACACTTGGGGCAAACAGGCCACGGATCTCAGCAGTTCCTTGGTtctgtcaaaaattattttattccgaGTTTTTCCGCGGCTATCGCGCTGGTGGGGCATGTCCCTGATCTCTGAAAAGTCGGCTAAGTTCTTCAAGGATTTTGTCAAGGAAAACTTGGCGAGTAGAAAGAAGCTGAACATCGCGAGGCCGGATGTTATCCACTTGCTTTCGCAGGCCAGTAAGAAAAATGACGGCATAGTCATCACCGTTGACGACGTTATCGCCCAATCGTTCAATTCCTTCTTTGCCGGGTTCGACACCTCATCGACGCTGATGTGCTACACCGCCTACGAGCTAGCCGTTAATCCGGACGTACAGGATCGTCTTCGGGATGAGATTGACCGGTGCTTGCAGGACAACCATGGAATCATATCGTACGAATCGCTCAACGGCATGAAGTATCTCGATGCCGTTGTCGCCGAGGCGCTCAGGAAGTATCCACCGCTGCCATTCACCGATAGGATATGCCGCAAACCCTTCGAATTACCTCCTGCTCTTCCCGGGACCGATTCGTTCACCCTACAACCAAATATGGTCGTGTATTTTCCGATTTACGCAATCCATCACGATCCAAAGTACTTTCCGGATCCTGAAAAATTCGATCCGGAACGTTTCAGTAAGGTAAACAAAGCCAAAATCACACCCTATACTTATATACCTTTCGGAGTTGGCCTCAGAATTTGTTTGGGAGATCGGTTCGCCTTGATGAGCGTCAAGCTGATCCTGACTCATTTGCTGGCAGAGTTCGTTTTAAAGCCGACTCCGAAAACCCCGATGCCGCTCAGATTTTCTAAAAAGTCCTTAACCATGGGTGTAGAGGATGGGTTTTGGCTTGAATTGCTACCGAGAAAATCGGGTTTTTAA